aagttcttcaagggccgttggggctttgatcttgaaggaggatttgacgaagaacgaagagggttttcttgatccttcgggattttcttgagagctttagagtttcaaagcttcaaggattttggatgtgtggggagtattctcttccattttgggagtagagaaatgtatttgtgaattggttCATGATACCTTGATgtagaagcctatttataggctttgagaatgaatcaccaccacaaaatatttttttcttttccaagcaccattgcctaatttcccacttaatacaattttaaacttgaagtggtaattttatggcctaattttccacttaatatcattttaaacttgatatgcgcatgctttgtcattgcccaaaatgagaagaaaaccttgttttgatcttcaatggattgaaatgtgcttgccttgtcattgcccaaaatgagaagaaaaacttgtgtaatcctccaagggtatttctttttattttgttgagtcacacaccatgtgtacaatttgtatGACACGTGGCATATGCCATGTATGCCTTGACACGTCAAAATTTTAATGcgttggtgaacatttatttcattgcaatttcgatgtctacacttctgtttgacaaaatttgtttcatattttttttaaattctatttttttcctataacttcttaagccattatacaacattaaattaaattaagtaatatgaaacaacattaaataacattaaccaacataaaaattatacaacatgaaacttaaacaacattttagttgtagtttttaaataataaattatgtttggccctatggccctttggctctcggttggagaaggttttttgtgacagggctaaaacgagccctttggccctttggccttcggttggagacggaggcaaatatggtcatgtactgttcattaaaatattaaaatatggcCTAACATATCTTTTCGAAAGCCCAACATCAAGAAGCATGCTCGAGCTTAATAACTCGGGTTCATGACGTATTGAAAGAATTATATACTCTGATATCATGATACATTTTATATGTCTATGCAGAGTCACAACCAACATTACCAATATTGTTATTAACCACTTATTATTAGATGTTGGATCTTATTACAAAAGAGCTCGGTGACACCAGGAAATGCATGGAACAAGTTGGATTTTATTCTAAGTATTAAGTCGTTAGGAGATGCATTCTAATCACAATCAAAGATCTAACACAACATTCTCAAACATTTACATATTGGGAACCGGGTAAAAAAAATCTTTCCAACTCAAACTTGCAACTCCTGCACAAGTCAACTTCCAGTTTTTATTGCATTGAGAAGGCCTAAGATGCTCCAAACAAATGGTAAAAGTATAACCGAGGAAGATGCTAAAGCCAAATAGAGCGGTAAATGGTCGAAGTGTACCGGCAAAACCAGTACAGGCTAGGTAATTTTCTTCAGTCGAGTTCGAGCACTATTTTCCCATGGATCTGCTTCTTCTCCTTTGCCTCGTGCGCCTCTATCACTTGAGTGATGGGAAATGTTTTCTCCACTGGAATATTCAACTTTCCGGCCTCGGACAGCCTCCGAATCTCATCCAACCCTTCTGAGTCGGCTCTCATATAAGTCCACCAGTACTCTGCACCATCAATAGAAAAAAATACAACCTGTGTAAATAACAACCTAAAGATGCCTTCGACACTTTCCATACGCTTCCATGGGTACCTTTTGCAAACATTAATGAATGAACACCTATTGTTCAAATGCAAGAAGTTTTTACCGACTGTATAACCTAATATTGCTATACAAACCGATTGCAAACATATATTTAGGCATGATAAGGGTAATATTAGAACATGCGTTTAGGACATCAGATGTCACTATACAAACAATGAGCTTAAAGTATGGAGCATGATGAAACATGTACCGAAAAGAAATGTAGGATTTACCTATTCTGTGAGAATACCGGTACTGAATCTGTTTCTTCAGTAAAACAGCTGTAGCAGCAGGAAGCCCAATAGCTATCCCATAACTATCAGCCAAAGATGCGGCGTCACCCTACAAGAAAACGAGGATAAAAAGCCTTATGAGCATTTGTGGAAATACTCTGAAGGGAAACATCAAACGTCCCTTTGAGAGAAGTACAGTTCCCATCTCCTACCTGAAGTGTCATGTAGTGCCCACCTCTCTTTAAAAGGTTTATGCATATTCTTTCGGTCTCTGGACCACCAATGGTATCCAATACAGCATCAAACTTCCCCTTTATTGTGAATTCGATGTTCTGTAAATTAAACACGTTAACTAAAGGAAGAAATCAATCTTGATTTTAATACCCATATGATTTCTAAATGAGTTTCACTCAGCTCATgagatgaaataaaaaaaaagctagGTAATAGTTGATTACATCATCACCTCAGCAGTATAGTCAACAGCCTGCTCAGCACCGGCTGCCAATACTCGATCTATACTTTGCTTTCCACATGTAGTTGTAACCTGGCAGCCTCTGGCTACTGAAATCTGAATTGCGGCCAAACCTACAGCTCCTCCACCACCCACAACTAACAGCCGTTGGCTGTAGAGATAAGATGCAATAACCAAAGGATGCAAAATTGTTAATGACAGCTTCCACCAAGATAAGATACAATAATCAAATCTCTACAAGCTTCGGCCATGGCAACTATCAACAGTACAACTATCCAGCTGAAACCTTATAAAGCTTAAGCTGCCTCTCAATCCGTGTTTCGCAAAGACATAGCATCAAAAATAAATGTCGTACTTTATTTTATAGCTTTTACCTAAAAAATGCTGGGAAGATGGTAAAATTTTGGACAGAAAAGTTCAATATCTCTagtaaagtaaaacaaatttcATTACTGAAAGAAACATCAGGACAAAGACAATCTTCTATTATACTGTTAACTAGGAAAAGATGAACAAAAGAAGATTAGAACAAACACAACCCCATGTGAAAACGACAACAGCTTTTGCAatcgaaaaaaagaaagaaaatgacaaCAGTTTTAACAGAAGAATCATGATACATCAAGGGAAGGAAGTTAATATCCGAGATATACTAACATACCCCTCAGCTATCCTAGCAGTACTTATGAGAGCTCGCCAAGCAGTCAGAGAAGCAAAAGGAATGGCACTAGCTTCCTAGAATCACAGAGTAAGATAAAGCCAAATTGAGTTGTCAGACAGCAATAAACGAATGTGAATTTAAAAACTCTCATCTACATATCACCATGAATTCCTAACGTATACAGAAATCATGAAAGAATTGATAACATGACATATTATGTTCATATTGCATCATGCATGGAATTTCACAAATCACCACTTTCAATATTTTTTCGACAAAGACAACAATGGGAGTAGAaacagataaaaaaaatattcaacaaAGGATTCGATATGCACCCTCCCCTTTTCAGACCTTAGTTAACCTACAAGGATTCGATATTTTTTCGACAAAGCAACGTGCTTCTTAATAATTGTATCTTGATTAACTCTGACTTCCATTCCATATCACCAGTTCATCTAACCAATCTAagctaaaaagaagaaaaaaaaactgttttttcttctttttctgctgAGCAAGGTggaaaattcaaatttgaatgGTTGCTCTCTTGCCTCTTCACTGGGTTTTGAAGCTAGTAAACCTTTCAAATAGTATTTCACAagtaatcaaatgaaaaaaaaaaaaaaaagaacaagcaAACATTTTACGGTAATTATAAATTTCTAGCACCCTTTAAACTATCAGCTGGGCAACTAAAAACTGATCCATCCGCTAACACAAAATCAATGGCATGAAGAATAATGGAACACTAGAGCGAAATCAAATCATTAAAATCCAAAACGGGTAACATTCTACAGTTCTTTGGTAAACCAATTACAACAATATTTACCACGTGTGTAACTGATGTTGGTTTTGGTGCAAGTTCCTCTTCTGAAAGAATTGCATAGTCAGCATAAGTACCCCTTACAGCAGTAGGATGCAATGCACCAAAAACTTCTTGTCCCACACTCAAACCTCGAACTGAATCTCCCACAGCTGCAACATCACCGCTAATATCACGACCCAAAATAAGAGGTAGATGAGGTCCAAATATGGAACGACCATAGCCAGATCGCATCtgaaaacaaatattaaaaccAGAACACTGAATATAAAGATAATCTTGTAGCATGGTATAACCATATTAATGACCTGCAACCTCAGCCGTacgacaaaaataaaaacaaagaactCTATGTGAGTTGGAATCGAGGCACTCAAGTCATCTCTCGGCTGTTTGTCACAATCAGAAAAAGCAATTGAATGTAAAAAAGATCGGCAACATTTTTCGACGTTAAAGAACTAAAATTAGAGCTGTAACCAAATTAAATCAATAGAACGCAAAAAAATGATATTTGGGTTCGAAAATGACTTTCTATCTCGTCACTGATACATCACCAAGTAACAGTTAATCCTTCAGACTAATCAGCCTAATATAATTAATCAAAAATTTAATCTGCAAATGTATATTATTCAGACaaatgaacacaatcatacCACTAACACACTCAGAAGCATCATTACATTATAAAAGCAGCTGAATAACTAGAAaagtgtgcgtgtgtgtgtgtgcgtgtgtgtgtagcTACAAATTTTCAAGTTATTGTTGAAATTTTCAAGTTATATTGCTAcaaatgaacacaatcattacATTATATTGCTACAAATTTTCAAGATGTTGTTGGAATTGGAGGAACGAAACGGAGAGAGGAGCAAAAAATCAAATTAtcatttccctcattttctCGGCAAACAAACAGAACTTAGAAATGGGATCAATCTAAAAAAGAGgtaaaatttgttttgaaaaaaaaggtgaaatttGACTCACTCTGGTATCGAGGGGATTGATGGAGACAGCGCGAGCGCGAACAAGGACCTCATGGGGCTTGAGATCAGGGACTTGGACAACGGGCCGGAGCTCCAGAACCTCCGGCCCGCCGAAGCGCGGCAGCACCACGGCTCTGCAGCTGGTGACGAAGCGCCGGAACCTTACCTTGAGGTGGTGATTGGATTCAGAGACTGAGGCTCTGAAGCTGCGGGGCCGAAGAATTCGCATTGTCGCTTTGAGATCAAACCCCAAAAGCTCAGTAcatcagagagagagaaggagagattTTAATGTTTGAAAGTGAAGTAAATGTGGCAAGTGAATCGAGTGCGTCTTGTCGCCAGAAGATCAGTACATcacagatagagagagagagagagagagagagagagagagagagagagagagacgtgtCTGTGTTTCGGTCCGCAGAGAAGGTGAGCGGTTTCGGTCGTTATGTTTCGCCGTGCGTCTTGTCGCCATGGTTCTGTTGGATTTTGTAGGGACCACATTTGTTTGGGTTTCGGATAATAACGTTTTCCTAGAATCAaattaagacctctcatttactaGGGATTACTAgatcgtagtattaagtggtTTCTGTTAGCTTTTATTAAAACGACATATTTACGCTAAACTCATCTAATTACAAAGGGTAATTCACACTTGTCAAGATTTCTGTTTGTTATTTCGGGTAATATTCACTAATCTATCGGTGAGTAATATTCACTAACATGAACGAAAcaaattcttaattaattaatacaatTAATTTCTCAATAGAGAGTGAGCCTCGCGCATGCCTCGTCATCAACAAACAAATTGATGAAAAAGAAGACAGAAATTCAACTTTACAACAGATTCGTAAGTTGGTATTGCAATGTTCAAAAGTTGGGGTGGTTCTTTCCAACCATTCTTGTCATTCAGAAATTAGTATACATGGGAAACTCACACGATGACAACTGTGTTGACACAAAAGGGGCTCACAAATTTGTCAAAAGCAACCTACTAATTTCCCTTTGGCACAGTCGAGACCGAGCCACCGGGAGCCACGACCGTAGCCGGCGCGCTTGTGATTACGGTACTACTACTTAGAGTGGCACTAGAATTCCCTGATCTAACAACGGTGCTGATTTCAGATCTTCTCAACTCTGGAGTTGTAGTTTGGGTAGGTAAAGAAGCAGTAACATAAAAAGTTGGGGGCACGGCATTCTGCTGCTTTTGCATCATTTCGCCAGAAGTAGCAGACGCCATATATTGCTCCATACTTTTCTGCTCCGCTGATATTGCCTCGTTCACAGCATGAAGTTGTTGCAACCTGTAATCTGTTTCAGGCCGACGGCAGACCTTTCTCAGTGGAACAATTTCCTGGCACAATGAATGTTAAGAGCCAAAAACAAAGGGTTACAGAAATCAGTATCGTTAAAAAAGGTTAAACTGCAGGAGAAGGATTTACTGTCAATGTGTCCGATACATTAAGTGCAAACGAAAAGTTCCCTTGTTGTTCGGGGATGCAGTGTCCCATTTGGACAATAACTGTTTGGTGACCAAATGAACGTACCTTCAGTAATTAAAAGAACTAAATATGATAATAATTCGGCATAAGAGCATGCCAAGAAAACATATGATTTTCTTTCCCATTATAACTTCAAGTTTAATTTAAGGGAGCACATAGCTTTTTCATCAGCTGCTTGTGTCAGTACCTAAGTTGGATTGATGTATACTAACACTTTAAAATGAATTCAAGCAATAAcacgaggagagagagagagagagagagagagagagagagagagagagagagagagagagagactaaaCACACGGAAAAGAAAATATACAGGCAGTCTTATACCTCGGACTGATCATGAACATAGCGCACTAGAAACCTACATCGACATCCTCTTACATCATGTCTTCGTCTTTGAGCATCAAGGACATGGGCATCAAAGTACAAAGCCTGCTCTTTACCTTCctgaaaaattcaaatccatacAATTCCCAATAACTGATCAGAAATAACTTCTCTTAACTTTTAATTTCTGccattgaatttctttttaacATTAATATGGTTCTTTCGAAGACTTTAGACATAAATGCCACCTGAAAGCATAGTATGAGATCTCCGGGGAGAACTGCAACGCACTCGGATGATTCACATGGGAGAGACCGCTGCCTGACATGCTTTCGTACATTAACCCACTCATCCTCCTCTGGTCCAAATCCAGCAAACCGAACCAGAACTTCCTGAAACAGCCAGCATGATTCATTTTACAACAGATGTCCTAGTATTTAATGGGACTGAAGGTCGGTTCAATTTGAGTTCAAGCAAATGTTTGAGGATAACATTATAATAAAAATCTATATTCAAGTCCTTTTTTAACAACTTGCAGTAAATGAAGGAAACTGAGCTTAGAAAATTACCGGATTAACAGTctccaaatttttatgagataaAAAGTTTGCAACATCATACCTGAACACAAAAGACAATGAAATCATAAGAATAATGATAATCCCCTTATGAGTCTAGTTATTGGAAGGAGAGAAACACTAACAAGTCGATAACTAGAactcataaaaataaaagaaacgaGATACTGACCATGCACCGTCCCTCCCAGATTTAGCTTCAAATTCAAAGATAGCATTTTCAGAAGCACCCTTTCCTGATCCTGGAACTGGTCAATAAACGAAATAAGGGCAAGAAAAAATCCAATGTATACTTAAAACATAGATAAAAACGGACATACAAAGCAACACCCTTCTACAGCTTCTGTTTCTATTGTGGACATTAAGCGGCATTTTAAACAGGATTCTATTGTCTATGTTACTTCTGATATGGCCaagaataattgaataataacaaaTTGTCATGTTTCTTGTTAATAATGCGCATACTAATCATACGATTTAGAATTGGTTGATGATGTTGTATGCAAATTTCTTCTACTTTTTGATATACCGTCAACCtgacattcaaaatgtataaatgcATTGCCAGGCCAACAGATACAGAGCTAGATATGCAATTTTTGAAGTATGTGATGTTTATTAAAATGGAAATACATAAATCTTTATCTTATCAACTCCCAACTTCTGTTATTTCTATTTATATTTCAAATCATAAAGGGAAAATGAAACTGCACATGAAAACTGGAATGcacaaacaacaacaataacaacaacaacaaagccttatcccactaagtggggtcgactATATACTTGAATGCACAAATGAAGTGAAAATAATAGAAAGGCACTCAAATTGTACCAGATGCCTAAGGTAATATGTGGTACCTTATTgtcaatcaaaacaaaaaaagtatgCAGTGTTCCTTACCAGGTAAAGCTTCTAGGCGTCAGCATAATGTCTACAAATTTTCAGCACACACTTTTCATTGGGTTGAACCAAgacaaattttctttttatcttatAACGCCTTTCATTCAAAATTGATGTAAAACAAGCATCTACACACATGAAATAACTCCGTACTTCATGTCAAAAACTATGATGTGCTAATGATCTTGTTCTTTCTCTGAAAACTTTTTTATGATAGCAATCTTTTATTGCTTGCTAACTAGAATTTGTAAGGTTTTTCATTCAGCAGTGATCTTCAGACATACTTTCAAATATGCAACCAAAGAATTAGATATGTTTCCCTCtaaagtgaagaagaagaaacgaaataCAAATCACTTTGTGTGCACCAGCAAGAAAAAATTGATAATGAAAGGAGTCGTCCTTATATTCTCTGCTTTTAATCCTGGGCTATAAAAAGATGATATGTTATCATTTGGGGAGTTGATATTATGTAGGCCACCTCATGTGTCATATGATATGACTCATACCTAACAGAACTAAAGTTGAAAGCAAAATGCCTACTTTATTGGTTAGTACCTATTCACAATTCATGTATCTTCAAATGTAAAAGAAACTGCGGCAGTATTACTattcttctctttttctttcataCAAGTGGATGCACACCATTTGTACAGGGAGAAATTTCTCTTATCAATGGTCAAATATGTTAGGCAATCATTTTCTAAAACCTTCAAACTGAACCTCCTTGATCAGAATTTGACTGTAATTCTTTTTCTAAAACCTACAATGTCCCTCCTTGGCAATTCATGCATGTGCATAAACTCAAACGTACACACCAGTTAACATAAATGATTACAGTAAGTTATATCTGAAGCATCTTATATACTTTAAAGACCAAAAGATGGCTTTATTAGGATATACAGTTTAACGTATTTCTAGAACATTAAGCTTCAAAGTTGTTAATTGACCACAAATCTAGCCACGAGGAAGTCCAAGATATTATGGCACATACAGATGATTAAAGAAACAAATTCAAGTAAACACCATTAATATAGGATACAAAACAAACAGTCCGACAAGTCACATGAGCATATAATACCACCAGAAAAGTATGCCCAAGGGAAATTGAGAAagaatattaaattaaaaatagatAGGTTCCATCCTACCAGAAGGAACATGTACAGGAGCAGCAATCTGCTGAGGGCCTTGAGGAACATTTCTTGCTGCAGCTGAATCATCGCGAGACATAGGTGACACGTCTAACTTACCAAGAACCTTGCTTGATTTTGCCCTAATAGCATATCGCCTATTTTGGAACCAATTCCAAACCTATAAATACAATGAAGATTGTAAATTACAAACAGAATTAAAATGTTGTTTCAAATCAATTTCAAAGCCAATAAAGCAGGCTCTAAATTACAAGCAGATTTAAATGATTTTCCTTTACAAAAAATTACAATGGAAATTGTCATACTTGCTTCATTTGTACTGTAATCTTGCCCTTTCGCTCCGGTGATTCACTACAGCAAAGAAAAATGTCTCAGATTTTTTAAGCTTAGGAGAACATAATCTATTCAAATTCTAAAACAAAGCACACCTGAACTTATCCGCAACGGCCATAAGCACTTCACGTGATGGCATTGTGTTATTGTATTGTTGCAGAATAGCTTCCATCTCCGTAACCTAATTATCACCAATTTGTACATGCTGTCATTAACGTTTAAAATAGCAACTACCTTGAAGAAAAATAATCAGTAATCATCCTATGATAATCCTCTGAAGAATGGTTTTTGTGTCGACGGGTATTGTTGTAAAATAGAT
This window of the Malus domestica chromosome 03, GDT2T_hap1 genome carries:
- the LOC103419038 gene encoding uncharacterized protein; the encoded protein is MRILRPRSFRASVSESNHHLKVRFRRFVTSCRAVVLPRFGGPEVLELRPVVQVPDLKPHEVLVRARAVSINPLDTRMRSGYGRSIFGPHLPLILGRDISGDVAAVGDSVRGLSVGQEVFGALHPTAVRGTYADYAILSEEELAPKPTSVTHVEASAIPFASLTAWRALISTARIAEGQRLLVVGGGGAVGLAAIQISVARGCQVTTTCGKQSIDRVLAAGAEQAVDYTAENIEFTIKGKFDAVLDTIGGPETERICINLLKRGGHYMTLQGDAASLADSYGIAIGLPAATAVLLKKQIQYRYSHRIEYWWTYMRADSEGLDEIRRLSEAGKLNIPVEKTFPITQVIEAHEAKEKKQIHGKIVLELD
- the LOC103419037 gene encoding protein SAWADEE HOMEODOMAIN HOMOLOG 2-like isoform X2; this encodes MGRPPSNGGPTFRFVQSEVTEMEAILQQYNNTMPSREVLMAVADKFSESPERKGKITVQMKQVWNWFQNRRYAIRAKSSKVLGKLDVSPMSRDDSAAARNVPQGPQQIAAPVHVPSVPGSGKGASENAIFEFEAKSGRDGAWYDVANFLSHKNLETVNPEVLVRFAGFGPEEDEWVNVRKHVRQRSLPCESSECVAVLPGDLILCFQEGKEQALYFDAHVLDAQRRRHDVRGCRCRFLVRYVHDQSEEIVPLRKVCRRPETDYRLQQLHAVNEAISAEQKSMEQYMASATSGEMMQKQQNAVPPTFYVTASLPTQTTTPELRRSEISTVVRSGNSSATLSSSTVITSAPATVVAPGGSVSTVPKGN
- the LOC103419037 gene encoding protein SAWADEE HOMEODOMAIN HOMOLOG 2-like isoform X1 codes for the protein MGRPPSNGGPTFRFVQSEVTEMEAILQQYNNTMPSREVLMAVADKFSESPERKGKITVQMKQVWNWFQNRRYAIRAKSSKVLGKLDVSPMSRDDSAAARNVPQGPQQIAAPVHVPSVPGSGKGASENAIFEFEAKSGRDGAWYDVANFLSHKNLETVNPEVLVRFAGFGPEEDEWVNVRKHVRQRSLPCESSECVAVLPGDLILCFQEGKEQALYFDAHVLDAQRRRHDVRGCRCRFLVRYVHDQSESLCQEIVPLRKVCRRPETDYRLQQLHAVNEAISAEQKSMEQYMASATSGEMMQKQQNAVPPTFYVTASLPTQTTTPELRRSEISTVVRSGNSSATLSSSTVITSAPATVVAPGGSVSTVPKGN
- the LOC103419037 gene encoding protein SAWADEE HOMEODOMAIN HOMOLOG 2-like isoform X3, which encodes MGRPPSNGGPTFRFVQSEVTEMEAILQQYNNTMPSREVLMAVADKFSESPERKGKITVQMKQVWNWFQNRRYAIRAKSSKVLGKLDVSPMSRDDSAAARNVPQGPQQIAAPVHVPSVPGSGKGASENAIFEFEAKSGRDGAWYDVANFLSHKNLETVNPEVLVRFAGFGPEEDEWVNVRKHVRQRSLPCESSECVAVLPGDLILCFQEGKEQALYFDAHVLDAQRRRHDVRGCRCRFLVRYVHDQSEVRSFGHQTVIVQMGHCIPEQQGNFSFALNVSDTLTVNPSPAV
- the LOC103419037 gene encoding protein SAWADEE HOMEODOMAIN HOMOLOG 2-like isoform X4, whose protein sequence is MGRPPSNGGPTFRFVQSEVTEMEAILQQYNNTMPSREVLMAVADKFSESPERKGKITVQMKQVWNWFQNRRYAIRAKSSKVLGKLDVSPMSRDDSAAARNVPQGPQQIAAPVHVPSVPGSGKGASENAIFEFEAKSGRDGAWYDVANFLSHKNLETVNPEVLVRFAGFGPEEDEWVNVRKHVRQRSLPCESSECVAVLPGDLILCFQEGKEQALYFDAHVLDAQRRRHDVRGCRCRFLVRYVHDQSELLSKWDTASPNNKGTFRLHLMYRTH